The following proteins come from a genomic window of Methanosarcina sp. MTP4:
- a CDS encoding type II toxin-antitoxin system HicB family antitoxin: MRQFLVSITKEDDFFIARCPELNVTSQGESLEEAEKNIKEAIELYIESFGVDDLPQKVSKPYITFVEVAHA; encoded by the coding sequence ATGAGACAATTCCTCGTATCTATTACAAAAGAAGACGACTTCTTTATCGCAAGATGTCCCGAGCTTAATGTTACTTCTCAGGGAGAAAGCCTTGAAGAAGCAGAAAAAAATATCAAAGAAGCCATAGAGCTCTACATCGAGAGTTTTGGAGTCGACGATCTTCCGCAAAAAGTGTCCAAGCCTTATATCACTTTTGTGGAAGTTGCCCATGCCTAA
- a CDS encoding MBL fold metallo-hydrolase gives MEVQYICPTAYDSSVYLVNRKVLIDTGMSSELIIKELESYIKITDLELIILTHCHYDHAAAAATIAEKSGAKVGIHKADLEGINDDYLSVSILFGERAPTIKPTVTYEEGDKIPIGNGECLEVIHTPGHSRGSICLYEPVSKSLFSGDTVFPGGGFGRTDFEGCEPEKMAGSIEKLTKLDVKNLYSGHGEPTNRDGNKQIMTSYRMLKMMQGGF, from the coding sequence ATGGAAGTCCAGTATATCTGCCCCACAGCTTATGATTCCAGTGTCTACCTCGTTAACAGAAAGGTCCTGATCGATACGGGCATGAGCAGCGAGCTCATCATCAAGGAACTGGAAAGTTACATCAAAATCACCGACCTGGAACTAATTATCCTGACCCACTGCCACTACGACCATGCTGCCGCCGCTGCAACTATTGCGGAAAAGAGTGGGGCCAAAGTCGGCATCCACAAAGCCGACCTGGAAGGCATAAATGACGATTACCTGAGCGTGTCCATCCTTTTCGGAGAACGGGCACCTACGATCAAACCCACCGTCACCTATGAGGAAGGGGACAAGATCCCCATCGGGAATGGTGAATGCCTGGAAGTGATCCATACCCCGGGGCATTCAAGGGGGAGCATCTGCCTCTACGAACCCGTCTCAAAGAGCCTCTTTTCAGGAGATACCGTTTTTCCTGGAGGTGGGTTCGGGAGGACGGACTTTGAAGGCTGTGAGCCTGAAAAAATGGCAGGCTCCATAGAAAAACTCACGAAGCTTGACGTGAAAAACCTGTATTCTGGCCATGGGGAACCCACTAACAGGGACGGGAACAAGCAGATCATGACTTCGTACCGGATGTTGAAGATGATGCAGGGCGGCTTTTAA
- a CDS encoding YgiQ family radical SAM protein, which produces MSLDEAKVRGWEELDIILVTGDAYVDHSSFGTAIVGRVLEDAGFRVGIIAQPRWNSPEDFKKLGKPRLFFSVSAGNTDSMVSNLTAGLKPRAKDAYSPGGKPGLRPNRAVIIYSNRIKEACPDVPIVLGGIEASLRRFAHYDYLSDKVRQSILADAPADLLVYGMGELQITEIARRLQAGENVREIRDIPGTAWKMEVKEWKAKKAENNPSTKESIEEPAEESTEGSTEGSIEEPAEESTEGSTEGSIEEPAEKFTEKHVEIPSFTEVSQEKAAFAKAFRMYFLEQNPVTGKGVVQPHPKTVIVQNSPMRPLNEKELDHVYELPFTGEAHPSYKEPVPALEMVEFSLTTHRGCFGGCSFCSITQHQGRMIASRSIESVLREAKKLTEKPGFKGIINGVGGPTANMYGMDCKSWEKKGACLDKACLHPGICPALDTSHQKLLELMRCLRELPGVKKVFTGYGVRYDLALKNEEYLEELCAHHISGQLRVAPEHFSKRVTDAMCKPDREIYERFAEKFETLNKKCGKEQYIVNYLMSSHPGCTLEDMIEMAEYMRDHGGYTEQVQDFTPTPMTVSTCMYYTGINPFTGKKVYVARGKKEKAMQRALMHYRNPANYDLVYEALERTGRLDLVGNAWNCLIRRRKR; this is translated from the coding sequence ATGAGCCTGGACGAGGCAAAAGTGCGGGGCTGGGAAGAACTTGACATAATCCTTGTCACCGGGGATGCCTACGTGGACCACTCCAGTTTCGGGACCGCAATTGTGGGCAGGGTGCTTGAAGACGCGGGATTCAGGGTAGGGATTATTGCCCAGCCCCGCTGGAACAGCCCCGAGGATTTCAAAAAACTGGGGAAGCCCAGGCTCTTTTTTTCCGTAAGCGCAGGGAACACGGATTCCATGGTCAGCAACCTGACCGCAGGGCTGAAACCGCGGGCAAAGGACGCATATTCCCCCGGGGGCAAGCCAGGGCTTCGCCCTAACCGCGCCGTGATTATCTACTCGAACAGGATAAAGGAAGCCTGCCCTGACGTCCCGATCGTGCTAGGGGGAATTGAGGCATCCCTCCGGCGCTTTGCCCACTACGATTATCTATCGGATAAGGTCAGGCAGTCAATTCTGGCAGATGCCCCCGCCGACCTGCTGGTCTACGGCATGGGGGAACTGCAGATCACCGAGATTGCGAGGAGGCTGCAGGCAGGGGAAAACGTCAGGGAGATCCGGGACATCCCCGGCACTGCCTGGAAAATGGAAGTTAAGGAATGGAAGGCAAAAAAAGCCGAAAATAATCCTTCCACTAAAGAATCCATTGAGGAACCCGCTGAAGAATCCACTGAAGGATCCACTGAAGGATCCATTGAGGAACCCGCTGAAGAATCCACTGAAGGATCCACTGAAGGATCCATTGAGGAACCCGCTGAAAAATTCACTGAAAAACACGTTGAAATACCTTCCTTTACCGAAGTTTCCCAGGAAAAAGCCGCCTTTGCAAAAGCTTTCCGTATGTACTTCCTGGAGCAGAACCCGGTCACGGGAAAAGGCGTTGTCCAGCCCCACCCCAAGACCGTGATCGTGCAGAACAGCCCCATGCGCCCCCTGAACGAAAAAGAACTGGACCACGTTTATGAATTGCCTTTCACAGGAGAAGCCCACCCCTCCTACAAAGAACCCGTCCCTGCCCTTGAGATGGTCGAGTTTTCCCTGACAACACACAGGGGCTGCTTCGGCGGCTGCTCCTTCTGTTCCATCACCCAGCACCAGGGACGCATGATAGCGAGCCGGAGCATCGAGTCAGTCCTCAGGGAGGCAAAAAAGCTTACGGAAAAGCCGGGCTTCAAGGGCATAATCAACGGGGTCGGCGGCCCCACTGCCAATATGTACGGCATGGACTGCAAAAGCTGGGAGAAAAAAGGCGCCTGCCTGGACAAAGCCTGCCTGCACCCCGGCATCTGCCCTGCCCTGGACACAAGCCATCAAAAACTGCTCGAACTCATGCGCTGCCTGCGGGAACTTCCCGGAGTTAAAAAAGTATTTACCGGCTACGGCGTTCGCTACGACCTTGCCCTTAAAAACGAGGAGTATCTGGAAGAACTCTGCGCCCACCACATCAGCGGGCAGCTAAGGGTCGCCCCCGAACATTTCTCAAAACGGGTCACGGATGCTATGTGCAAGCCTGACAGGGAAATCTACGAACGCTTTGCCGAAAAGTTCGAGACCCTCAACAAAAAATGCGGCAAAGAACAGTACATAGTTAACTATCTGATGTCCAGCCACCCGGGCTGCACCCTGGAAGACATGATCGAGATGGCCGAATACATGCGGGACCACGGCGGGTACACTGAACAGGTCCAGGACTTCACCCCCACCCCGATGACGGTATCCACCTGCATGTACTATACAGGGATCAACCCCTTCACCGGCAAAAAGGTCTACGTAGCGCGGGGCAAGAAAGAAAAAGCCATGCAGAGAGCCCTTATGCACTACAGGAACCCTGCAAACTACGACCTTGTATATGAGGCCCTGGAAAGAACGGGGAGACTGGACCTTGTGGGAAATGCCTGGAACTGTTTGATAAGGAGAAGAAAAAGGTAA